A genomic region of Prionailurus bengalensis isolate Pbe53 chromosome D1, Fcat_Pben_1.1_paternal_pri, whole genome shotgun sequence contains the following coding sequences:
- the TMEM225 gene encoding transmembrane protein 225, with the protein MGNISPRGIQATNMVFSSWALVFLAIGIIMEEWVELTLETKKNTVSHSPWICCTTLWPEDGLEVVRTMMILVLILSFIHNLFLGLESTYLIPQTKHTLFIAVFLSFFTGLLLLCALLMYHQKLSQGKSVYYSSYKITWIIFTAYLNVSLFVASGVLSLLQYKQSIKSFACLTILRTSSREIKDRQESESSIKVISLPEQPAMLRSIVHTKEDFPNRAHIQTRRVTWAV; encoded by the exons ATGGGGAACATATCACCCAGAGGTATCCAGGCCACCAACATGGTCTTCTCCTCCTGGGCCTTAGTCTTCTTGGCCATAGGAATCATCATGGAAGAATGGGTTGAACTGAcattggaaacaaagaaaaatacagtaagcCACAGTCCCTGGATATGTTGCACTACTCTTTGGCCAGAAG ATGGCCTGGAAGTGGTCAGGACCATGATGATTTTGGTTCTCATCCTTTCCTTCATCCATAACTTGTTCCTGGGTTTGGAATCCACCTACCTGATTCCTCAAACTAAACATACCCTCTTCATCGCtgtcttcctcagtttctttacag GTCTCCTTCTGCTCTGTGCACTCCTAATGTATCACCAAAAGCTAAGTCAAGGTAAATCCGTGTACTACTCCAGTTACAAGATCACCTGGATCATTTTCACTGCCTACTTAAATGTCTCCCTCTTTGTGGCCTCTG GAGTCCTCTCTCTCCTACAGTACAAACAATCCATCAAGAGCTTTGCCTGCCTGACCATCCTCCGCACATCCAGCAGAGAAATTAAGGACAGACAGGAGTCTGAGAGTTCTATCAAAGTTATTTCCTTACCAGAACAGCCCGCAATGCTTCGTAGTATTGTTCACACAAAGGAAGATTTTCCAAACAGAGCACACATCCAAACACGTCGTGTAACCTGGGCTGTATGA